Proteins from a genomic interval of Asterias rubens chromosome 16, eAstRub1.3, whole genome shotgun sequence:
- the LOC117300789 gene encoding flocculation protein FLO11-like, translating to MGSKVEDIRWSKRSYTLREALKRCTFPQIMKVSIGFVSSDENETLSKDQILRIHQNHTQTRVLAGTKKNKFLSIPLRYADARFEVVTSKKRSKPMYMRDVIDRSLLPQEVTFHFGDDLTFDLQTAKGSVSEKLSPLLLRNMYEVSYLQGNAIYHNHLDTQVINIPLHLPIEVNLAEGFTKHSVEQWGRYQSLLEKLVSKHVTFELFPGNQKITFFSDKRLEKAESQEDYEKIWPIGTLYITSANERLRSKTTTGAGVSRTVGHTAASATAVRRVASPSPQVTKNGDAGRGRQMTKSASASIMMSTDTVPRNSRPVAKVVSKGSPPVTRPLPVSSATMPRSILQRGPSQEALKNNVQPPPLPTSARPTKGSPTQDQRPVVTHNHTSATNSRQDGTATRGRVQKPPPITTTPAHYSRKRSPSVDSTPSNVPSYQRNSSPSVGARPDQILVSSAGRVRKGPISSNSPTINETFGARSVSSTSSTDSNDYTHLKTLPVDIPAPDYDPNETVFQYPGAVEAKQGPPPTPPPISSIPVKPKAPAPTFSPQISQVGEAGSSSTLSSPASSLSSIPGALALAPPPPPGPPPPPPPAPAPGLPAPPPPPPPPGLDWKAPSQQVSHTPIAKPQPKPVRNNEPSMNTMMMELKKAQQRRMSTGIILEDAVDSGKVTFGPSKQSPRSTGALKTQAPSGTNELQSILSSRLRKTSTDRILDPGNVPSVAPKPTPGRFKVGNKASSSSDTFSKVEDIPTNLKGLTVAQVTQSLRLLNLDKYAEVFKNNQVDGEMMITLSKDILRTEFKVSEFDSQKIMKFLGGWRPK from the exons ATGGGGTCTAAAGTGGAAGATATACGGTGGTCCAAACGCTCCTACACGCTGCGTGAAGCCCTCAAGAGATGTACATTCCCACAGATTATGAAAGTGTCAATCGGCTTTGTGTCTTCGGATGAAAATGAGACACTTAGTAAAGATCAG ATTCTTCGAATTCATCAAAACCACACACAGACCCGTGTCCTGGCCggtacaaagaaaaacaaatttcttagTATCCCTCTTCGATATGCAGACGCACGATTTGAGGTCGTGACCAGCAAAAAAC GTTCTAAGCCAATGTACATGCGTGACGTCATCGACAGATCCCTCCTGCCGCAAGAAGTTACTTTCCATTTTGGAGACgatttaacctttgaccttcaaACTGCTAAGGGGAGTGTTTCTGAGAAGTTGAGTCCTCTTTTATTGAggaatatgtatgaagtaagCTACCTACAAGGAAACGCTATCTACCACA ATCATCTTGATACTCAAGTGATAAATATTCCACTACATCTTCCAATCGAAGTCAATCTAGCCGAAGGTTTCACGAAGCACTCGGTTGAACAATGGGGGCGCTATCAATCACTGCTTGAGAAGCTAGTCTCCAAACACGTGACCTTTGAGCTCTTCCCTGGCAACCAGA AAATCACCTTCTTCTCCGACAAACGTCTTGAAAAAGCCGAGAGTCAAGAAGACTATGAGAAGATCTGGCCAATCGGAACCCTCTACATCACCTCAGCTAACGAGAGGTTACGCAGTAAGACAACAACTGGTGCAGGTGTCTCTCGGACAGTGGGCCACACCGCTGCATCAGCCACAGCTGTCCGAAGAGTAGCCTCTCCGAGCCCACAGGTCACCAAGAATGGAGATGCTGGACGGGGTCGACAAATGACCAAATCTGCTTCAGCTTCCATTATGATGTCAACAGATACTGTACCCAGGAATTCTCGGCCTGTTGCTAAAGTGGTAAGCAAAGGGTCGCCTCCGGTTACCAGACCTCTACCTGTATCCAGTGCAACCATGCCAAGATCCATCCTACAGAGAGGTCCTAGCCAGGAAGCTTTAAAGAACAATGTACAACCTCCTCCTTTGCCAACATCAGCAAGACCAACAAAAGGAAGCCCTACACAGGATCAAAGACCTGTAGTAACTCACAATCACACATCAGCAACCAACTCAAGACAAGATGGAACAGCGACTAGAGGGCGTGTCCAAAAGCCCCCGCCCATAACGACAACTCCTGCACATTATTCCCGCAAAAGATCCCCGTCTGTTGACTCCACACCATCAAATGTACCGAGCTACCAAAGGAATAGTTCACCATCAGTAGGAGCAAGACCAGATCAAATTCTTGTCTCATCGGCCGGACGAGTCCGAAAAGGTCCCATCTCAAGTAATTCACCAACAATCAACGAGACGTTCGGTGCAAGAAGCGTCAGTTCAACCAGCTCAACTGACTCCAATGATTACACGCATCTTAAAACATTACCTGTCGACATACCAGCTCCAGATTATGACCCAAATGAAACTGTATTCCAATACCCAGGAGCTGTGGAGGCAAAGCAAGGCCCTCCTCCCACGCCTCCACCAATCTCCTCAATACCTGTCAAGCCAAAAGCCCCAGCGCCGACTTTCTCACCACAAATATCCCAAGTGGGTGAAGCTGGGTCATCTTCAACACTGTCTTCCCCTGCCTCTTCTTTGTCGTCTATCCCTGGAGCATTAGCACTTGCTCCTCCTCCCCCTCCAGGCCCCCCGCCCCCACCTCCCCCTGCCCCAGCCCCAGGTTTACCAGCCCCTCCAccaccccctcctcctcctGGATTAGATTGGAAGGCTCCATCACAACAAGTATCTCACACACCCATTGCTAAACCGCAACCCAAACCAGTTAGGAACAATGAACCATCTATGAACACAATGATGATGGAGTTAAAAAAGGCACAGCAACGCCGGATGTCTACTGGGATCATTCTAGAAGATGCCGTGGATAGCGGCAAAGTGACATTTGGTCCCTCAAAACAAAGCCCAAGATCCACAGGTGCTCTTAAGACGCAAGCTCCATCTGGCACTAATGAGCTGCAATCTATCCTGAGTTCAAGACTAAGGAAGACTTCAACCGACAGAATTCTTGATCCTGGTAACGTTCCTTCTGTAGCTCCAAAGCCGACTCCAGGTCGCTTCAAAGTTGGCAACAAAGCTTCTTCAAGCAGCGATACTTTCAGCAAAGTCGAGGATATCCCAACTAATCTGAAGGGATTAACAGTGGCTCAAGTCACGCAGTCTTTGCGTCTTCTTAATCTGGATAAGTACGCAGAGGTCTTCAAGAATAACCAGGTTGATGGTGAAATGATGATAACATTAAGCAAGGACATTCTTCGCACTGAGTTTAAAGTCTCTGAGTTTGACAGCCAAAAAATCATGAAATTCCTCGGAGGGTGGCGACCTAAATAA